The sequence below is a genomic window from Sneathiella sp. P13V-1.
AAGCAACATCTTGGAGATCTCACGACAAATACGGATCTTTCCAAGTTTATCCTCTAACAATTCAAGCCCGGGATCACCTCCCGGGCCGCTTCTTCAGATTTGATTAACAAACAGGGTTTACCCTTTTACGCTCAATATTTATGCGTGAAAGTCATACTACAATGAAAATTCTGTCCGAAGAAGAAATAGAAGCCCAATACGAGATGGAAGCACTCGATGAGGCCCGCGATGTGGTGGCCAATCTGGAAGTGCGTATGCAACAAATCAGAAGCGGTACTCTGTCAGGGGAAGATGCCGCTATCCAGATGTCTCAAGAGGCTTCAAATCTTCGTCTAAAAGTCAAAGCTGTTAATCTGCCGGGTCTCACAACCCTGAGCCACCGTCTTGACGAATATCTTGCCAAAGCCAAATCCATTACGGTTGATCATTTAGACGATCTGCAGCGGTTCAGTGACCGTATCAGCGCCATTCTTGATGGTGACAGCGTTCCGGCCGAAGAAATCGCCACGGTTATACGTAGCCTCCCTCATAAAAGTACATTTGATGTGGCTGATGTGGTTGTTACTGACACCGAGGTAACGTTGGTCATGCCACAGAAAACAGCCGCCCGTGTTGTTGAACGTGAACTTGCGGCTTGCGGTTATCGCGTGTCCACCGTTCTTGATCCGATTGAAGC
It includes:
- a CDS encoding response regulator; amino-acid sequence: MKILSEEEIEAQYEMEALDEARDVVANLEVRMQQIRSGTLSGEDAAIQMSQEASNLRLKVKAVNLPGLTTLSHRLDEYLAKAKSITVDHLDDLQRFSDRISAILDGDSVPAEEIATVIRSLPHKSTFDVADVVVTDTEVTLVMPQKTAARVVERELAACGYRVSTVLDPIEAFEIILDTKPDMVITTAVMQRMSGIDLACALAAMPSTREIPVAVLTSLDANHPDLKALPMTVGIIRRGPQFGTDLAETLARFSIT